A single window of Oerskovia paurometabola DNA harbors:
- a CDS encoding ABC transporter ATP-binding protein — protein MTTTVRGPAIEVAGLRKSYRSKSGTQLVLDGVDLVVPAGTITALLGPNGSGKTTTVGVLSTLLAADAGTVRVAGHDIAREPDAVRASIGVTGQITAVDELLTGTENLRLMADLNHLGKSAGRRRATALLEQFGLAEAAGKPVATYSGGMKRKLDLAMTLVGTPSVVFLDEPTTGLDPRSRRTLWDEVRALVEGGTTILLTTQYLEEADRLADSVAVLHGGRIVAEGTPAELKSVHDAGSLDEVFLALTEPPTEEEAGSDAAAAAGPTQDKENVR, from the coding sequence ATGACCACCACAGTCCGCGGACCCGCGATCGAGGTCGCCGGCCTGCGCAAGTCCTACCGCTCGAAGTCCGGCACCCAGCTCGTGCTCGACGGCGTCGACCTCGTCGTCCCGGCCGGGACGATCACCGCGCTGCTCGGCCCCAACGGCTCGGGCAAGACGACGACCGTGGGCGTCCTGTCGACCCTGCTCGCCGCCGACGCCGGCACTGTCCGCGTCGCGGGCCACGACATCGCGCGCGAGCCGGACGCCGTCCGTGCCTCGATCGGCGTGACCGGCCAGATCACGGCCGTCGACGAGCTGCTCACCGGCACCGAGAACCTGCGGCTCATGGCCGACCTCAACCACCTCGGGAAGTCCGCCGGACGTCGCCGCGCGACCGCGCTGCTCGAGCAGTTCGGTCTCGCCGAGGCCGCGGGCAAGCCCGTGGCCACCTACTCGGGGGGCATGAAGCGCAAGCTCGACCTCGCGATGACGCTCGTCGGCACACCGTCGGTCGTCTTCCTCGACGAGCCGACGACGGGTCTCGACCCCCGCAGCCGACGCACTCTGTGGGACGAGGTGCGCGCGCTCGTCGAGGGCGGCACCACGATCCTGCTCACCACGCAGTACCTCGAGGAGGCGGACCGGCTCGCCGACTCCGTCGCGGTCCTCCACGGCGGCCGCATCGTCGCCGAGGGCACGCCCGCCGAGCTCAAGTCCGTGCACGACGCGGGCTCGCTCGACGAGGTCTTCCTGGCACTGACCGAACCGCCCACCGAGGAGGAGGCCGGCAGCGACGCCGCTGCCGCCGCCGGTCCGACACAGGACAAGGAGAACGTCCGATGA
- a CDS encoding alkyl/aryl-sulfatase translates to MSAAKPASHAIVRQQQVLRDSLPFQDTQDFDDVSRGFLGRRTPNAVTAADGRVVWDNDTYDFLQGEAPDTVNPSLWRQSRLVATQGLFEVVEGIYQVRGFDLSNVTFIEGETGVIVLDPLISTETAAAALALYREHRGDRPVTGVVYTHSHVDHFGGVKGVTTQEDVDAGRVPVLAPEGFTEHAVSENVYAGTAMGRRSGYMYGAALARGPQGQVGAGLGQTTSTGTITLVAPTVDITTTGEEKTVDGVRMIFQMAPDTEAPSEMLVYFPDHRALCAAEDATHNLHNLLTLRGAVVRDPHAWAHYLTESIELFGDDLEVVFASHHWPTWGNERILEYLNVQRDLYAYLHDQTLRLLNQGLTGIEIAEVITLPPALEKAWSTRGYYGSVSHNVKAIYQRYMGWYDGNPSSLWRHPPVEAGKRYVALGGGADAVVASAQAAFDEGDYRWVAEILNHVVFAEPDHGGARELLADTYEQLGYGAENGTWRNVYLSGVTELRDGPFGTPTVTGSQDMVAQLSPTMLFDALAIQVDGPRAWDENLSIDVVLTDIDERYRLRLANGVLTYGTAVHKSPADVTLTGTGRALPVLASGHVTPDTLAQAGIELSGDASVLGRLAAVLDPGDKDFAIVTP, encoded by the coding sequence ATGTCAGCAGCCAAGCCAGCCTCCCACGCCATCGTCCGGCAGCAGCAGGTCTTGCGAGACAGCCTGCCCTTCCAGGACACCCAGGACTTCGACGACGTCTCCCGCGGGTTCCTCGGCCGACGCACACCGAACGCGGTGACCGCCGCGGACGGCCGCGTCGTCTGGGACAACGACACCTACGACTTCCTCCAGGGCGAGGCCCCGGACACGGTCAACCCGAGCCTGTGGCGCCAGTCCCGGCTCGTCGCGACGCAGGGTCTGTTCGAGGTCGTCGAGGGCATCTACCAGGTGCGCGGCTTCGACCTCTCGAACGTCACCTTCATCGAGGGCGAGACCGGCGTGATCGTGCTGGACCCCCTCATCTCGACCGAGACGGCCGCCGCGGCGCTCGCGCTGTACCGCGAGCACCGCGGGGACCGTCCCGTCACGGGAGTGGTCTACACCCACTCGCACGTCGACCACTTCGGCGGGGTCAAAGGGGTCACGACCCAGGAGGACGTCGACGCCGGGCGCGTCCCGGTCCTCGCTCCCGAGGGGTTCACCGAGCACGCCGTCTCCGAGAACGTCTATGCGGGCACGGCCATGGGCCGCAGGTCGGGCTACATGTACGGGGCGGCGCTTGCGCGCGGACCGCAGGGACAGGTCGGGGCGGGGCTCGGTCAGACGACGTCGACGGGAACCATCACCCTCGTCGCCCCGACCGTGGACATCACCACGACCGGCGAGGAGAAGACGGTCGACGGCGTCCGGATGATCTTCCAGATGGCCCCGGATACCGAGGCACCGTCCGAGATGCTCGTCTACTTCCCTGACCACCGCGCGCTCTGCGCGGCCGAGGACGCGACGCACAACCTGCACAACCTGCTGACGCTGCGCGGCGCCGTCGTGCGCGACCCGCACGCCTGGGCGCACTACCTCACCGAGTCGATCGAGCTCTTCGGCGACGACCTCGAGGTCGTCTTCGCGTCCCACCACTGGCCCACCTGGGGCAACGAACGCATCCTCGAGTACCTGAACGTCCAGCGAGACCTCTACGCGTACCTCCACGACCAGACCCTGAGGCTCCTCAACCAGGGGCTGACCGGGATCGAGATCGCCGAGGTGATCACGCTGCCCCCGGCGCTCGAGAAGGCATGGAGCACCCGCGGCTACTACGGCTCGGTGAGCCACAACGTCAAGGCCATCTACCAGCGGTACATGGGCTGGTACGACGGGAACCCGTCGAGCCTGTGGCGGCACCCCCCGGTGGAGGCAGGCAAGCGCTACGTGGCGCTCGGGGGTGGTGCGGACGCCGTGGTCGCCTCTGCGCAGGCGGCCTTCGACGAGGGCGACTACCGGTGGGTCGCCGAGATCCTGAACCACGTCGTCTTCGCCGAACCCGACCACGGCGGAGCACGCGAGCTGCTCGCCGACACCTACGAGCAGCTCGGGTACGGGGCGGAGAACGGCACCTGGCGCAACGTCTACCTCTCCGGGGTGACCGAGCTGCGCGACGGACCCTTCGGCACCCCCACCGTCACCGGGTCCCAGGACATGGTCGCGCAGCTCTCGCCCACGATGCTCTTCGACGCCCTCGCGATCCAGGTCGACGGGCCCCGTGCGTGGGACGAGAACCTGTCGATCGACGTCGTGCTCACCGACATCGACGAGCGGTACCGTCTGCGCCTCGCCAACGGGGTGCTCACCTACGGGACGGCGGTCCACAAGAGCCCGGCCGACGTCACGCTCACCGGGACCGGGCGCGCTCTGCCGGTCCTGGCGAGCGGGCACGTCACCCCGGACACGCTCGCCCAGGCGGGCATCGAGCTCAGCGGCGACGCCTCCGTGCTCGGCCGGCTCGCCGCCGTCCTGGACCCGGGCGACAAGGACTTCGCGATCGTCACCCCCTGA
- a CDS encoding DUF4097 family beta strand repeat-containing protein, whose product MPTFAAPTPVPVVIDVPFGNLYVVAGERDDVVVTVLPADPSKSGSVRAAEETRVERDGDAIAIVYPNAWKQYVLPFASGGAKVTIELPAGSDLRGKAGSLYAEGRLGTVDLNLNGGNARLDDVDRLDIKVSAGSLSVGRVSGTVEATVSAGGLRVRELDGDATVKVPNGTTEIGRTTGSLRVNGAHGDISIDRSHGETVVKCAHGGIRVEQAVNGRVQLESSYGSIEVGVPEGTAAWLDATSQHGQVRNLLQDAAGPGESDLTVEVRAGTSYGDVIVRRPHA is encoded by the coding sequence ATGCCCACTTTCGCCGCCCCCACGCCCGTCCCGGTCGTCATCGACGTCCCCTTCGGCAACCTGTACGTCGTCGCCGGCGAACGGGACGACGTCGTCGTGACCGTCCTGCCGGCCGACCCGAGCAAGTCCGGCTCGGTCCGTGCCGCCGAGGAGACCCGCGTCGAGCGCGACGGCGACGCCATCGCGATCGTCTACCCCAACGCCTGGAAGCAGTACGTCCTGCCGTTCGCCTCCGGTGGCGCGAAGGTCACCATCGAGCTCCCCGCGGGGTCGGACCTGCGCGGCAAGGCCGGCTCCCTCTACGCGGAGGGCCGGCTCGGGACCGTCGACCTCAACCTCAACGGTGGCAACGCCCGGCTCGACGACGTCGACCGCCTCGACATCAAGGTCTCGGCCGGGTCGCTCAGCGTCGGCCGGGTCTCCGGCACCGTCGAGGCCACCGTCTCGGCGGGCGGCCTGCGCGTCCGCGAGCTCGACGGCGACGCGACCGTCAAGGTGCCCAACGGCACCACCGAGATCGGCAGGACGACCGGGAGCCTGCGCGTCAACGGCGCGCACGGGGACATCTCGATCGACCGGTCGCACGGTGAGACCGTCGTCAAGTGCGCGCACGGCGGGATCCGCGTCGAGCAGGCCGTGAACGGTCGCGTCCAGCTCGAGAGCTCGTACGGGTCGATCGAGGTCGGCGTGCCCGAGGGCACGGCCGCCTGGCTCGACGCGACCTCCCAGCACGGCCAGGTTCGCAACCTCCTGCAGGACGCCGCCGGTCCCGGCGAGTCCGACCTGACGGTCGAGGTCCGCGCAGGCACCAGCTACGGCGACGTGATCGTGCGCCGCCCGCACGCCTGA
- a CDS encoding histidine kinase yields the protein MELTRYVDELQHQLATAAAAGGDEARELAGRLSAPLDAAVRLVLLEALSTAATEITAELAPGAVDVRLRGRDPEFIVTPAPTSAFEEDAAPAAEPARAAVLDPDDVSTSRTTLRLPDQLKVQVEEAAAREGMSVNTWLVRAVAAALAPVAPSRPAPRATSTSGRVTGWVR from the coding sequence ATGGAACTTACGAGATACGTCGACGAGCTGCAGCACCAGCTCGCCACCGCAGCCGCCGCCGGCGGGGACGAGGCCCGTGAGCTCGCCGGCCGCCTGTCGGCCCCGCTCGACGCCGCCGTTCGGCTCGTCCTGCTCGAAGCCCTCTCGACCGCGGCCACCGAGATCACGGCCGAGCTCGCGCCGGGGGCGGTCGACGTCCGGCTCCGAGGGCGTGACCCCGAGTTCATCGTGACTCCCGCACCGACCTCGGCCTTCGAGGAGGACGCCGCCCCGGCGGCCGAGCCCGCCCGGGCGGCGGTGCTCGACCCCGACGACGTCAGCACGTCCCGCACGACGCTCCGCCTGCCCGACCAGCTCAAGGTGCAGGTCGAGGAAGCGGCAGCCCGTGAGGGCATGTCCGTCAACACGTGGCTCGTGCGCGCGGTCGCCGCCGCGCTCGCTCCCGTCGCCCCGTCCCGCCCGGCTCCCCGGGCCACCAGCACCTCCGGTCGCGTGACCGGCTGGGTGCGCTGA
- a CDS encoding ABC transporter permease, producing MTAIATTAPTTTARPRPVADVGTMLRRSLLRAVRYPGLTVFIVGGPMVMLLLFVYVFGGAFGAGVAPGITPGADGRAAYLDYITPTLLVITVVGGATSVAVSAAMDAASGIMSRFKTMAISPGSILSGHVLGFAVQALIAVVLVLGAAIAMGYRPQADALDWLALLGLFVLLGICLNWLCVAMGLNARSVETASNTPMLLLLLPFLGSGFVPVETMPTAVRWFAEHQPFTPIIDTVRGLLAGGAGLAGSTAVQAVAWSVVIGVAGYVWARVLFRRERRL from the coding sequence ATGACTGCCATCGCCACCACCGCCCCCACCACCACGGCCCGGCCCCGTCCGGTCGCCGACGTCGGGACCATGCTGCGCCGCAGCCTGCTGCGCGCCGTGCGCTACCCGGGCCTGACGGTCTTCATCGTCGGCGGCCCGATGGTCATGCTGCTGCTCTTCGTCTACGTCTTCGGCGGGGCGTTCGGTGCCGGCGTGGCTCCCGGGATCACGCCCGGCGCCGACGGCCGGGCTGCCTACCTGGACTACATCACGCCGACGCTCCTGGTCATCACCGTCGTCGGGGGCGCGACGTCAGTCGCGGTGAGCGCCGCGATGGACGCCGCGAGCGGCATCATGTCCCGGTTCAAGACCATGGCGATCTCGCCCGGGTCCATCCTCTCGGGGCACGTCCTCGGGTTCGCCGTGCAGGCCCTGATCGCCGTGGTCCTCGTGCTCGGAGCCGCAATCGCCATGGGCTACCGCCCCCAGGCCGACGCGCTCGACTGGCTTGCCCTCCTGGGCCTGTTCGTCCTGCTCGGGATCTGCCTCAACTGGCTGTGCGTCGCCATGGGGCTCAACGCCCGCAGCGTCGAGACCGCGAGCAACACGCCCATGCTCCTGCTGCTCCTGCCCTTCCTCGGCAGCGGGTTCGTGCCCGTCGAGACCATGCCGACGGCCGTGCGCTGGTTCGCCGAGCACCAGCCCTTCACGCCCATCATCGACACCGTGCGCGGGCTGCTCGCCGGGGGAGCGGGGCTCGCGGGCTCGACCGCGGTGCAGGCCGTGGCCTGGTCCGTCGTGATCGGCGTCGCGGGCTACGTGTGGGCGCGCGTGCTCTTCCGTCGCGAGCGTCGCCTCTGA
- the surE gene encoding 5'/3'-nucleotidase SurE — protein MMRALITNDDGIDSPGLAVLAGAALDAGYEVVVAAPARESSGASAALLGAEEDGRLVVEPRSAPGLPDGVTSLAVRAAPALIAFVAAYGGFGAKPDLVLSGVNKGANTGNAILHSGTVGAAMSATTHGIASVAVSMDAAEPRHWETARLVTDHVVEWVGRTPLGRRVVNVNVPDRAPADLRGLRQAPLASFGLVQARIRENDDRNLSLQYSGTERHSEPDSDTGLLTRGWATVTLLLAPYADVSLEVPGLPGP, from the coding sequence ATGATGCGCGCACTCATCACGAACGACGACGGGATCGACTCCCCGGGCCTGGCGGTGCTCGCCGGGGCGGCGCTCGACGCGGGGTACGAGGTCGTGGTCGCGGCACCCGCCCGCGAGTCCTCGGGCGCGAGCGCGGCCCTGCTGGGGGCCGAGGAGGACGGCCGCCTGGTCGTCGAGCCCCGGAGCGCCCCGGGCCTGCCCGACGGCGTGACGTCCCTCGCCGTCCGGGCCGCCCCCGCGCTCATCGCCTTCGTCGCGGCGTACGGCGGCTTCGGCGCCAAGCCGGACCTGGTCCTGTCGGGCGTGAACAAGGGTGCGAACACGGGCAACGCGATCCTGCACTCCGGGACGGTGGGCGCGGCCATGTCCGCGACGACCCACGGCATCGCGTCGGTCGCGGTGTCCATGGACGCCGCCGAGCCCCGCCACTGGGAGACCGCGCGCCTCGTGACGGACCACGTCGTGGAGTGGGTGGGCCGCACGCCGCTCGGTCGCCGGGTCGTGAACGTCAACGTCCCCGACCGCGCTCCCGCCGACCTCCGGGGCCTGCGCCAGGCGCCGCTCGCGAGCTTCGGGCTCGTCCAGGCGCGCATCCGCGAGAACGACGACCGCAACCTGTCCCTCCAGTACTCGGGGACGGAGCGGCACTCCGAGCCGGACTCCGACACGGGGCTGCTCACGCGCGGCTGGGCGACCGTGACGCTGCTGCTCGCGCCGTACGCCGACGTGAGCCTCGAGGTGCCGGGGCTGCCCGGGCCGTAG
- a CDS encoding 1-phosphofructokinase family hexose kinase → MTTDPREPTVCVLALTPLLAIEIEPAGPHETSPEIHVHPGGQGLWLARMAYSLGAHAIVCGPFGGETGTVAAHLARAENLDLRVTSTGANGAFVHDRRSGDRTEVVAMEPFPLNRHEVDDLYGTVLVAALDAAVTILTGSSTPVGVPPDFFGRLTKDLHAAERQVVADLSGAEAHAVAQEPGAVLKISHEEMVEGGFAPDDGERSLRTAADEMVAAGPRAVIVSRAEAPSLLVTRERSYTVQSPSVTTVDHRGAGDSMTAGIAVGLARGMDLPDAVRLGAAAGALNVTRRGLGTGHRDQIERFAHRVTVRETH, encoded by the coding sequence ATGACGACGGACCCCCGCGAACCGACCGTGTGCGTGCTCGCGCTCACGCCCCTCCTGGCGATCGAGATCGAGCCCGCAGGGCCGCACGAGACGTCGCCCGAGATCCACGTCCACCCCGGTGGCCAAGGGTTGTGGCTCGCGCGGATGGCGTACTCGCTCGGTGCGCACGCGATCGTGTGCGGGCCCTTCGGCGGCGAGACGGGGACGGTGGCCGCGCACCTGGCCCGCGCCGAGAACCTCGACCTCCGCGTGACCTCGACCGGCGCCAACGGGGCGTTCGTGCACGACCGGCGCAGCGGCGACCGGACCGAGGTCGTGGCCATGGAGCCCTTCCCCCTGAACCGGCACGAGGTCGACGACCTGTACGGCACGGTGCTCGTCGCGGCGCTCGACGCGGCGGTCACCATCCTCACCGGGTCGAGCACCCCTGTGGGTGTCCCGCCGGACTTCTTCGGCCGGCTGACCAAGGACCTGCACGCGGCAGAGCGTCAGGTCGTGGCGGACCTGTCGGGGGCCGAGGCCCACGCGGTCGCCCAGGAGCCCGGCGCGGTCCTGAAGATCAGCCACGAGGAGATGGTCGAGGGAGGCTTCGCGCCCGACGACGGCGAGCGGTCGCTGCGCACGGCGGCCGACGAGATGGTGGCCGCGGGTCCGCGGGCCGTGATCGTCTCTCGTGCCGAGGCGCCGTCGCTCCTGGTGACGCGGGAGCGCAGCTACACCGTGCAGAGCCCGTCCGTCACGACCGTGGACCACCGTGGGGCGGGCGACTCGATGACGGCGGGGATCGCCGTCGGGCTCGCGCGGGGGATGGACCTGCCCGACGCCGTGCGCCTGGGCGCTGCGGCCGGAGCCCTCAACGTGACCCGGCGCGGGCTGGGCACGGGGCACCGCGACCAGATCGAACGCTTCGCGCACCGCGTGACGGTACGCGAGACCCACTGA
- a CDS encoding arylsulfatase codes for MRPDQHARTMLPVPDRPAPGLTTYDAKDPDTSFPPIEPLLPPEGAPNVLVILLDDVGFGASSAFGGPCRTPTAERLAAGGLRFNRFHTTALCAPTRQALLTGRNHHSVGMGSITETATSAPGNSSVRPNTKAPLAMTLKLNGYSTAQFGKCHEVPVWQSSPMGPFDAWPSGGGGFETFYGFIGGENNQWDPALYDGTTPVEPPATPEEGYHLTEDLTDRAVGWVRQQKALMPDRPFFVYFAPGATHAPHHVPKEWADRYAGRFDDGWDVERERTFTRQQELGVVPAEAELTVRNPQIPAWDDMPDDLKPVLVREMEVYAGFLEHTDHHVGRLVDALDDLGILDDTLIYYIIGDNGASAEGTLNGAFNEMANFNGMAALETPEFLRSKVDEFGSPSSYNHYAVGWAWAMDTPFQWTKQVASHWGGTRNGTIVHWPARITEGDGLRSQFTHVIDVAPTILEAAGLPEPTSVNGVQQSPMEGTSMLYAFDDAQSPERHDLQYFEMFANRGIYFKGWSAVTKHRTPWLLVGGEVPAFDDDVWELYDGRTDYSQAHDLAAEQPERLAGLQRLWLIEATKYGVLPMDDRTGERLDPASAGRPTLVHGTSQQFFAGMGRLSESSVVSIKNRSFSVTAEVEVPASGVEGVIIAQGGRFGGWSLYAKEGRAKFVYNVLGIQEFAITADRPVPAGTHQVRVEFAYDGGGLGKGGDVTLYYDGELAGAGRVGATQPMIFSADETTDVGYESGTPVTSDYTTRGSRFTGRIGWVQIDLGDDDHDHFIDPDERLRIVMARQ; via the coding sequence ATGCGTCCCGACCAGCACGCCCGCACGATGCTGCCCGTCCCGGACCGGCCTGCTCCCGGGCTCACGACCTACGACGCGAAGGATCCCGACACGTCGTTCCCGCCCATCGAGCCGCTGCTCCCCCCGGAGGGGGCACCGAACGTCCTGGTGATCCTGCTCGACGACGTGGGCTTCGGGGCGTCGAGCGCGTTCGGCGGCCCCTGTCGTACCCCCACCGCGGAGCGGCTCGCGGCCGGCGGGCTGCGCTTCAACCGGTTCCACACGACCGCGCTCTGCGCGCCGACCCGGCAGGCGCTGCTGACGGGCCGCAACCACCACTCCGTCGGCATGGGCAGCATCACCGAGACCGCGACGTCGGCCCCCGGCAACAGCTCGGTGCGACCCAACACCAAGGCACCGCTCGCGATGACCCTCAAGCTCAACGGGTACTCGACGGCCCAGTTCGGCAAGTGCCACGAGGTGCCGGTGTGGCAGTCCTCGCCCATGGGTCCCTTCGACGCGTGGCCCTCCGGGGGCGGCGGGTTCGAGACGTTCTACGGCTTCATCGGGGGCGAGAACAACCAGTGGGACCCGGCGCTGTACGACGGGACGACGCCCGTCGAGCCGCCCGCCACGCCCGAGGAGGGGTACCACCTGACCGAGGACCTCACGGACCGTGCGGTCGGCTGGGTGCGCCAGCAGAAGGCGCTCATGCCCGACCGGCCGTTCTTCGTGTACTTCGCGCCGGGTGCGACGCACGCCCCGCACCACGTCCCCAAGGAGTGGGCGGACCGCTACGCGGGCCGGTTCGACGACGGCTGGGACGTGGAGCGCGAGCGCACGTTCACGCGCCAGCAGGAGCTCGGCGTGGTCCCGGCCGAGGCCGAGCTCACGGTGCGCAACCCGCAGATCCCGGCCTGGGACGACATGCCCGACGACCTCAAGCCCGTGCTCGTGCGGGAGATGGAGGTCTACGCGGGGTTCCTCGAGCACACCGACCACCACGTGGGCCGGCTCGTCGACGCGCTCGACGACCTCGGGATCCTCGACGACACGCTGATCTACTACATCATCGGCGACAACGGGGCCTCGGCCGAGGGGACCCTGAACGGCGCGTTCAACGAGATGGCGAACTTCAACGGCATGGCGGCCCTCGAGACGCCGGAGTTCCTTCGCTCCAAGGTCGACGAGTTCGGGTCGCCGTCGTCGTACAACCACTACGCGGTCGGCTGGGCGTGGGCCATGGACACGCCGTTCCAGTGGACCAAGCAGGTCGCCTCGCACTGGGGCGGGACGCGCAACGGCACGATCGTCCACTGGCCCGCGCGGATCACGGAGGGGGACGGGCTGCGCTCGCAGTTCACGCACGTCATCGACGTGGCCCCCACGATCCTCGAGGCCGCGGGGCTGCCCGAGCCGACGAGCGTCAACGGGGTCCAGCAGTCGCCCATGGAGGGCACGAGCATGCTCTACGCGTTCGACGACGCGCAGAGCCCCGAGCGGCACGACCTGCAGTACTTCGAGATGTTCGCGAACCGCGGGATCTACTTCAAGGGGTGGAGCGCCGTGACCAAGCACCGCACCCCGTGGCTCCTGGTCGGCGGCGAGGTGCCAGCGTTCGACGACGACGTCTGGGAGCTCTACGACGGGCGCACCGACTACAGCCAGGCGCACGACCTCGCCGCCGAGCAGCCCGAGAGGCTCGCGGGGCTCCAGCGGCTGTGGCTCATCGAGGCGACCAAGTACGGCGTGCTCCCCATGGACGACCGCACGGGCGAGAGGCTGGACCCCGCGTCCGCGGGCCGCCCCACGCTCGTCCACGGCACGTCGCAGCAGTTCTTCGCCGGGATGGGGAGGCTCTCCGAGAGCAGCGTTGTCAGCATCAAGAACCGTTCGTTCTCGGTCACGGCCGAGGTCGAGGTCCCGGCCTCGGGCGTCGAGGGTGTGATCATCGCCCAGGGCGGCCGGTTCGGCGGGTGGTCGCTCTACGCCAAGGAGGGACGGGCGAAGTTCGTCTACAACGTCCTGGGCATCCAGGAATTCGCGATCACCGCGGACCGCCCGGTCCCCGCGGGCACGCACCAGGTCCGCGTGGAGTTCGCGTACGACGGCGGGGGGCTCGGCAAGGGCGGGGACGTCACGCTGTACTACGACGGCGAGCTCGCGGGAGCCGGCCGCGTCGGGGCGACCCAGCCCATGATCTTCTCCGCGGACGAGACGACCGACGTCGGGTACGAGTCGGGGACACCGGTCACGTCCGACTACACGACCCGGGGGAGCCGTTTCACGGGCAGGATTGGCTGGGTCCAGATCGACCTGGGCGACGACGACCACGACCACTTCATCGACCCCGACGAGCGCCTGCGGATCGTGATGGCACGCCAGTGA
- a CDS encoding alpha/beta fold hydrolase, producing MPFITTADDTRIFYKDWGSGQPVVFSHGWPLNADAWDGQLNLVASHGFCGIAHDRRGHGRSTQTWDGNDMDTYADDLAALLEALDLTDVVLVGHSTGGGEVTRYLGRHGTGRVAKAVLLGAVPPLMLQTPDNPDGAPIEALDQIRAALLADRSQFYQDLSVAFYGGNREGSALTQGVRDQFWRLSMQAGLKAAYDCVEQFSETDFTADLRSIDVPVLVVHGDDDQMVPIGASALKTVELLQDATLVVHEGRPHGLFGEYEAEFDADLLAFLGS from the coding sequence ATGCCCTTCATCACCACCGCCGACGACACCCGCATCTTCTACAAGGACTGGGGGAGCGGGCAGCCCGTCGTGTTCAGCCACGGCTGGCCCCTGAACGCCGACGCCTGGGACGGGCAGCTCAACCTGGTCGCCTCCCACGGCTTCTGCGGGATCGCGCACGACCGGCGCGGGCACGGCCGCTCGACCCAGACGTGGGACGGCAACGACATGGACACCTACGCGGACGACCTCGCCGCGCTCCTCGAGGCCCTCGACCTGACCGACGTCGTCCTCGTCGGCCACTCCACGGGCGGGGGAGAGGTGACCCGCTACCTCGGCCGTCACGGCACGGGCCGCGTCGCGAAGGCCGTGCTGCTCGGGGCGGTGCCGCCGCTCATGCTCCAGACCCCGGACAACCCCGACGGCGCCCCGATCGAGGCGCTGGACCAGATCCGTGCCGCGCTCCTCGCCGACCGGTCGCAGTTCTACCAGGACCTGTCGGTCGCGTTCTACGGCGGGAACCGGGAGGGCTCGGCGCTGACCCAGGGGGTGCGGGACCAGTTCTGGCGCCTGTCGATGCAGGCAGGGCTCAAGGCCGCCTACGACTGCGTCGAGCAGTTCTCCGAGACCGACTTCACCGCGGACCTGCGCTCGATCGACGTCCCGGTGCTCGTGGTGCACGGCGACGACGACCAGATGGTGCCCATCGGGGCCTCCGCGCTCAAGACGGTCGAGCTGCTCCAGGACGCGACGCTCGTCGTGCACGAGGGGCGCCCGCACGGGCTGTTCGGCGAGTACGAGGCCGAGTTCGACGCGGACCTCCTCGCGTTCCTCGGGTCCTGA